The DNA sequence CGGTGGAGACCGTCTCCGGGTTGTTGTTCACCATCACGACGTCGTAGCCGAGCTCGCGGAGGGCGACCGCGGCGTGGACGCAGCAGTAGTCGAACTCGATGCCCTGGCCTATGCGGTTGGGCCCCGCGCCCAGGATGACGACGGCGCGGCCAACGCCCTCCGGCGCCTCGTTCTCCTCCTCGTAGGTGGAATAATAATAAGGTGTATAGGCTTCGAACTCCGCGGCGCAGGTGTCCACCGCCTTGAAAACGGGCACGACGCCCGCACGCTCGCGGCGGCGGCGGACATCCTCTTCGGCGGCGCCCCACAGCCCGGCCAGCTGGCCGTCGCCGAAGCCGGCGCGCTTGGCCTTCCGGAGCAGCTCGTCGGGGGCCGACGTCAAATCGAACGCGCCGAGTTCTCCCTCCAACTCGACGAGCTTATTTATTTGATGGACGAACCACGGGTCGATGGCGGTGGTTTGCGCCACGTCGGCCTCGCTCCAGCCGCTCTGCAGCGCGAGCTTGACGTAGAAAATTCTGTCGGGGTTGGGCACGCGGAGGCGCTCGCGGAGGAGGTCGGCGTCGAGGCGGCTCGAGCCGTCGGCATCCAAACCGCCGTGCCCGCTCTCCAACGAGCGCAACGCCTTCTGCAGCGCCTCGCCGAAGGTGCGGCCCAGCGCCATCGTCTCCCCCACCGACTTCATCGACGTCGTGAGTACGTCGTCGGCGCCGGGGAATTTTTCGAAATTCCAACGCGGGACCTTTACGACGACGTAGTCCACCGTGGGCTCGAAGCACGCCGGCGTCTCGCGCGTGATGTCGTTGGGAATTTCGTCCAGCGTCAGGCCCACGGCGAGCTGGGCCGCTATCTTCGCGATGGGAAAGCCCGTGGCCTTGGAGGCCAGCGCCGACGAGCGGCTGACGCGCGGGTTGATCTCGATGACGACGACGCGGCCGTCCTCGGGGTTGACGGCGAACTGGACGTTGGAGCCGCCGGTCTCGACGCCCACCCGCCTGATGACGGCCTGCGCCATGTCGCGCAGCCGCTGGTACTCGACGTCGGTGAGGGTCTGCGCCGGCGCGACCGTTATGGAGTCGCCGGTGTGCACGCCCATCGGGTCCACGTTCTCGATGGAGCAGATGACGACGACGTTGTCCGCGGCGTCCCGCATCACCTCGAGCTCGAACTCCTTCCACCCCAGGACCGACTCCTCGAGCAGCACCTCGCGTATGGGCGAGGCGCCGAGGCCGCGGGCTACGGCGCGCTCGAACTCCGGAACGTTGAAGGCCACGGCGGCGCCCTCGCCCCCCAGCGTAAACGACGGCCGAATAACGAGCGGGAGGCCGAGCTCGGCGGCTACGTCGCGGGCGGCCTCCAGCGTGCCCACCGCCGCGGCGCGCGGCACCGGCAAACCCTCGGCCACCATCGCCGCGCGGAAGAGGCGCCGGTCCTCCGCGGTGCGGATGGCCGCCAGGTTGGCGCCGATGAGGCGGACGCCGTTCTCGCGCAGGATGCCGGCCTCCGCCAGCTGCACCGCGAGGTTGAGCGCGGTCTGGCCGCCCACCGTCGGCAACAGCGCGTCGGGTTTCTCGCGCTCGATGACCTTGGCGACGGCGCTGAGCGTGAGCGGCTCCACGTACGTCGCTGCGGCGTACTCCGGGTCCGTCATTATCGTCGCCGGGTTGGAGTTGATGAGCACGACGCGGTAGCCCTCCGCGGCGAGCGCCTTGCAGGCCTGCGTCCCGGCGTAGTCGAACTCGCACGCCTGGCCTATGACGATGGGGCCGGCCCCAATTACGAGTATGGTTTCGATGTCGTCGCGTCTGGGCATGGCTAGAAGCCGAACGTCTTCTGCGTACGCCGCTCGAGCATTTCCAAAAAGACGTCGAAGTTGTAGGAGGCGTCGTGGGGCCCGGGCGCGGCCTCCGGGTGATACTGCAGGCTCATGGCGGCGTACTCGTCCGCCCGCAGGCCCTCGACGGTCCCGTCGTTGAGGTTGACGTGCGTGACGCGCACGCCGTCGGGCAGCGACGCGGCGTCGACGGCGAAGCCGTGGTTCTGCGACGTTATCTCGACGCGGCCCGTCTTGAGGTTCTTGACCGGGTGGTTGGCGCCGTGGTGGCCGAACTTGAGCTTGTAGGTCCGGCCGCCGAGCGCGAGCCCCAGTATCTGGTGCCCCAGGCATATTCCGAAGATGGGCATACGCCCGATAAAATTCTTAACTGTATCGACGACGTACGGCAAGGCCGCCGGGTCGCCCGGGCCGTTGGAGATAAACAGGCCGTCGGCTCGAGAGGCCAGGATTTCATCCGCCGTAGCCGTGGCCGGGAAGGCGGTAACCTCGACGCCGCGGCCCGCCAGGTGGCGGAGGATGTTGTTTTTAAGGCCGCAGTCGAGCGCCGCGACGCGCCACCTCGCGTCGCCCTCCGCCGGCCGGAAGACCTCGGCGCCGTCGCGCGTAACGTCGCGGACGAGGTCCCGGCCCGCCATAGGCGGCGACGCCAGGACCCGCTCGAGCACCTCCCCCTCGTCGCAGGGGTCGACGGCGACCGCGCCCCGCATCGCGCCCGCCTCGCGGATGTGCCGCGTGAGCGCGCGGGTGTCCACGCCCGAGAGGCCGACGACGCCGTGCCGCTCCAGGTATTCGCCCAGCGACGCCGTCGCCCGCCAGTTGCTGTAAAAATCCTCGTACGAGCGGACGACCAGCGCGGGGAGGAATATCCCGGGCGATTCGACGTCGTCGTCGTTGACGCCGTAGTTTCCGATATGGGGATACGTTAACGCGACGATCTGGCCCGCGTACGAGGGGTCGGTCAGGATTTCCTGGTAGCCGGTCAGGGCGGTATTGAAGACCACTTCGCCCAGCGCGAGGCCCGTCGAGCCGAAGGCCTCGCCGCGGAAGGTCCGGCCGTCCTCGAGAATCAAGAAAGCGTCACCGGCCATAATAAAAATAACGCCGGCTCCCGGAGGGCCGGCGGTTCACTAAGTAGACGCTGTTTTTAAGTAATGAAACATCCCGACTTCGGCGGAATTCTACCAAAACGCCAGCGGTGTCGCAACAACATATTGGCGGATTGCGTTACCGCCGCCTTCGGCGCCGTAGGGAACGACGGCCGGGGCGGCGGCCCGACGGCTACGAGTACCGCGGTAAACTACTCCGGACGGCGTCGAGCTTTTCCTTCGCCGCCGGCGCCATCTCGAAAAATTTCGTAATTTTATCGCAGCCGTAGTCGTCGCAGTAGGCGCAGCTCGCGACGCCCCGGCCTACGACGCAGGCGCGCACGTCGCACTCGCGGGTGTGGCCGCACTTCCGCTCGCCCTCCGTCGTGCACCCCTCGCACCATACGTACTCGGGCTTGATTTCGTGGCCGTACTCCCCCGACCACCGCGCGGCGATAGCCGCGATCATTTCGGCGTCGTTCTCGCGCGTCGCGACGTACGCCGGACAGGCGCCGCAATCCAGGCCGCAAGCGCCGAGCAGCTCGTCCATGTGCTTCCTCCCGCTCGAAGGTCCTCCGGGACGTATTAGAATTTTGAACATTAACGCATAAAAGACGTCGCGATGTCAAACGAATTCCGCGGGCCGGCGCTCGCGAAAAACGCGCTAAAAAAAGCCGCCCCGGAGGGCGGCTTTCGGCGATCGTCTTGATTACTTAAACGTGGCCTTGATTTTACCCATGGACGACGGCGTGACCGCGGAGCCACCCCGCGTCTCGAACCGATAAACGCGGTCCCTCGAGGCGTCGAACCCGGCCCAAACGTAGTTGTTGACGTAGTCGTAGTCGAGGCCGCCTATGGTCCCGTACGCCGAGACCGAGAACCAATCGTACGTCGAGCCCGTAACCGAGCACTTGCGGATGCGTCTATAGGTGCCGTCGGCGATCCAGAGGTAACCGTCGCCGTAGCCGATGCCTCGGGGTTCGAAGGGCACGGAGTACGAGGCATATACGGACCCGGTAGTCGCGTTCATCCGGTATATACGCCTGTTCCCGGTGCTGGTGCCGTAAAGGTAATACGTCGACCCCACCGCCCGGAACGCAACGCCGTAGGGAGTCGTGTAAGGCACTACGTACGAGCGGTAAATCGACCCGGAATCGTAGCCGATCTGGTACATACGCCGGAAGCCGTAGTCCTGGAGAAAATAATAGCCCCTGGGGGCGATATATGCGCCGTCGCAATCTCGCGTAGCGCTCCCCGGCAGGGTGTGCGACCTTTGGATCGACCCTGAATAGGTCACCCGGTAGCAGCGGTCCGGCAGGTTGGTAGCGACCCAAAGGTAATCGTTGCTGGTGAAGAGTCTTTCCCACCCGACGCCGTTCGGAAGAGTAGAGCCCGCGGGGCAATAGAACGACGATACCACGCTGCCCCACCCGAACGCGGAAACCGCTAGCGCACCTACGGCGATAGCGGCGATTAAGACGTAACCTTTCCTCATTATACGTTCCTCCTGCGTTAATGGGAGGTAAAAACCTCCCGTTTTCGTGCTGCGAGCACGCTATCGAATTATCCCGGCCTCAAAGACCGCACGCCCCTCAATCCGTCGGCGCGAATAATTAACGAAAAGGCCATTTAAAACTGACCTAATCAATAACATATTTCCCTGAAATAGTCAAACCCTTTACAGTTTTAGAATCGGATATCAGAAAAGCCGCCCCGGGGGGCGGCTTAATCTTACGGCAATACGCGTCAGCGCGCGACGACGAGTTTCCGCGTCGCGGCGTACGGCCCGGCGCGGAGGGTATAGAGGTAAACGCCGGGCGGGACCTTCCGGCCGTCGACGTCGAGGTTCCAAGCTACGTCGTGGACGCCGTCGCCGTACGAGGCCGCGGCCGGCGTCGCCACCAACCGACCCGACAAGTCGTAAACGTCGAGGCGCACGTCACACGCCTCGGCCAGTTCGAAAGTGAAGGTCGCCGCGTCGCGCGCCGGGTTGGGATAGCTCTGCGCCAGCGCGAAAGACTTGACGGCGCCCGAGCCCGCGGCGGCTTCCACGGGGCCGTACTCCTCCGGCGGGCCGCCGAGCGGGACCGCCTCCAACCAATACTTATAAGCAACGCCCGGGCGCACGTCGTCGAAATACTCGAGCGGCGGCTTGCCGGTTATCAGCGCGTCGTTGAGTTTGGCGCGAGCCGCGTCGACGTCGCGCGCGGCCCGGTACAGGTTGAAGCCCGCTACGTTTACGCCCGGCGCCGTTAGCCAGCTCAGCGCCACGCCTTCCCGCCGGCCCTGCGCGTCGAAGTCGAGTACTATCGCCGTGTTGGTCGAGTACGTTATGTGCATATCGTCGAGGCGAGGGGTACTGGTATCGTTAGTGGTCGCCAGACGAACCCGGTATTGGAAGTAACGGCGGCCGTTCTGGATATAGTCGTTGAGGTCGGCTCCGGAGGAAGTGATATCGCCGGACCAACTTCCCATGTTCCCGGAATCGTTGGACGCCCGGACCTGGAACCGGACCGACGTCCCGCCGGGGGTATTGGCGCTCCAATATATGCGGCCCCAGGCGGCCGAGCCGCCGGTATCGAGGATGGAGGAATCGAGGGCACCTAAGCTCCGGTAGCCGTAGGTTATGGACCACCAGTCGGCGGAGCCGCCGTCGAGCGCCGAGCTCACGATGTCCAAGATTTCGTCCTCGTCGACGTCGTCGACCCAGATGCTGGAGGCGCCGTTGTAATTGGTAGCGATCCGGCCGCGCGTGAATTGCTCGCGGCCGTCGTTCTGCCACCAGTCGAGGGTATCGGCGAGCTGGGCCGTGCTCAGGACGTCTATGTCGCCGTCGAGGTCGGCGTCGAAGCCGACGACGTCGTACGCGCCGTTATAATTGCTGGCGATGTTGCGGCGGGTAAAGGTGGGCGGCGAACCGCCGCGGTTCTCCCACCAATCGACGGAGTCGGAACCTATGGCCGCGGAGAGGATGTCGTTCCGGCCGTCGCCGTTCACGTCCACGACGTAGGAGTTCCGGGAGCCGTTGTAGTTGTTGATGAGGCGGTGGGCGGTAAAAGTGGGAGGCGAACCGCCCCGGTTCTCCCACCACTCGAGGAAGTTGCCGAACTCGCTGGAGATGACGAAATCCGGCCGGCCGTCGCCGTTGAGGTCGCCGGTGCCGAGGGGGGCGTTGTTGGGGCCGCGGTAGTTGGTGCGGATGACGTGCTCGGTGAAGTTCTGCCGGCCGTCGTTCTGGTACCATCGGAGGTCCGTAACCTGGACGCCGCCCGCCACGATGTCCATATTGCCGTCTTGGTCGAAGTCGGCGCAGCCGGTCCCGTCGACCTGGTCGAAATATTTGGAAATAAGATGTTGATTCCACTCCCCGGAGCGGTCGTTCTCGTACCAGTATATGTATCGGTCGTCGGTATATATGATGTCGGCCCACCCGTCGCCGTTGAGGTCGAAGACGTGAA is a window from the bacterium genome containing:
- the carB gene encoding carbamoyl-phosphate synthase large subunit; this encodes MPRRDDIETILVIGAGPIVIGQACEFDYAGTQACKALAAEGYRVVLINSNPATIMTDPEYAAATYVEPLTLSAVAKVIEREKPDALLPTVGGQTALNLAVQLAEAGILRENGVRLIGANLAAIRTAEDRRLFRAAMVAEGLPVPRAAAVGTLEAARDVAAELGLPLVIRPSFTLGGEGAAVAFNVPEFERAVARGLGASPIREVLLEESVLGWKEFELEVMRDAADNVVVICSIENVDPMGVHTGDSITVAPAQTLTDVEYQRLRDMAQAVIRRVGVETGGSNVQFAVNPEDGRVVVIEINPRVSRSSALASKATGFPIAKIAAQLAVGLTLDEIPNDITRETPACFEPTVDYVVVKVPRWNFEKFPGADDVLTTSMKSVGETMALGRTFGEALQKALRSLESGHGGLDADGSSRLDADLLRERLRVPNPDRIFYVKLALQSGWSEADVAQTTAIDPWFVHQINKLVELEGELGAFDLTSAPDELLRKAKRAGFGDGQLAGLWGAAEEDVRRRRERAGVVPVFKAVDTCAAEFEAYTPYYYSTYEEENEAPEGVGRAVVILGAGPNRIGQGIEFDYCCVHAAVALRELGYDVVMVNNNPETVSTDYDTSTRLYFEPLNLEEVLAVVAGERPEGVVVQFGGQTPLKLAGPLQAAGVTILGTSPDAIDLAEDRERFGALLGELGIPRPEYGTAFSLEEAREAAARVGFPVLVRPSYVLGGRGMAICYDERALARYAAEAAEVSPEKPMLVDRFLEDAFEADVDAVADGDEVYIGAIMQHIEEAGIHSGDSAAVIPPFLIKGVHLETIRDYTRRLALALGVRGLINIQFAIKDDVVYVLEVNPRASRTVPFVSKATGVPLAKVAARVVAGKTLAEQGLAGEGRAPGHFVKECVFPFDRFPGVDTVLGPEMKSTGEVMSGAPTFGLAFGKAQLASGYHVPLRGTAFVSVNDNDKDNVVPIARDLAALGFRLVATRGTAARLRREGLNVEPVFKVDEGRPNVADKVVSGEIDLIINTPMGRESFYDDVTVRRAARARGILVVTTLSAARATVEAARVLRESVPGVQSLQEIHRGAGAARARSGETKS
- a CDS encoding DUF3795 domain-containing protein — encoded protein: MDELLGACGLDCGACPAYVATRENDAEMIAAIAARWSGEYGHEIKPEYVWCEGCTTEGERKCGHTRECDVRACVVGRGVASCAYCDDYGCDKITKFFEMAPAAKEKLDAVRSSLPRYS
- a CDS encoding FG-GAP-like repeat-containing protein; this encodes TWGNRFWESDKINYLDTGFLILGLGPSFPGTRHHLGNRSELYAAQTGDVDGDDRPDIVVGGHNSGVVWYKNLGGGKFAATPKMILDYEWPSFHVFDLNGDGWADIIYTDDRYIYWYENDRSGEWNQHLISKYFDQVDGTGCADFDQDGNMDIVAGGVQVTDLRWYQNDGRQNFTEHVIRTNYRGPNNAPLGTGDLNGDGRPDFVISSEFGNFLEWWENRGGSPPTFTAHRLINNYNGSRNSYVVDVNGDGRNDILSAAIGSDSVDWWENRGGSPPTFTRRNIASNYNGAYDVVGFDADLDGDIDVLSTAQLADTLDWWQNDGREQFTRGRIATNYNGASSIWVDDVDEDEILDIVSSALDGGSADWWSITYGYRSLGALDSSILDTGGSAAWGRIYWSANTPGGTSVRFQVRASNDSGNMGSWSGDITSSGADLNDYIQNGRRYFQYRVRLATTNDTSTPRLDDMHITYSTNTAIVLDFDAQGRREGVALSWLTAPGVNVAGFNLYRAARDVDAARAKLNDALITGKPPLEYFDDVRPGVAYKYWLEAVPLGGPPEEYGPVEAAAGSGAVKSFALAQSYPNPARDAATFTFELAEACDVRLDVYDLSGRLVATPAAASYGDGVHDVAWNLDVDGRKVPPGVYLYTLRAGPYAATRKLVVAR
- the carA gene encoding glutamine-hydrolyzing carbamoyl-phosphate synthase small subunit, which translates into the protein MAGDAFLILEDGRTFRGEAFGSTGLALGEVVFNTALTGYQEILTDPSYAGQIVALTYPHIGNYGVNDDDVESPGIFLPALVVRSYEDFYSNWRATASLGEYLERHGVVGLSGVDTRALTRHIREAGAMRGAVAVDPCDEGEVLERVLASPPMAGRDLVRDVTRDGAEVFRPAEGDARWRVAALDCGLKNNILRHLAGRGVEVTAFPATATADEILASRADGLFISNGPGDPAALPYVVDTVKNFIGRMPIFGICLGHQILGLALGGRTYKLKFGHHGANHPVKNLKTGRVEITSQNHGFAVDAASLPDGVRVTHVNLNDGTVEGLRADEYAAMSLQYHPEAAPGPHDASYNFDVFLEMLERRTQKTFGF